One Glycine max cultivar Williams 82 chromosome 4, Glycine_max_v4.0, whole genome shotgun sequence DNA segment encodes these proteins:
- the LOC100792159 gene encoding uncharacterized protein isoform X2, with translation MEATAAVATAAAVRGASLQMPPPSRKEWRAVAEHHHSARNPDDEELDNAKLGQSDERTIYEVQQGREPLDVDFCSITVDGALDNDILQQQLHNVVRQRQELLQMEIELKAQMIARTEIMEMRNTFDAQLKDHVSNANKFQEQLCEREQTIHELERKIEEKDRELHSIKLDNEAAWAKQDLLREQNKELATFRMERDHSEAERAQHIKQIHDQQEHIQEKDRQLNELQEQHRVAQETIMFKDEQFREAQAWIARVREMDVFQSTTNQTLQAELRERTEQYNQLWMGFQRQFAEMERVHLHAIQQLQLELADARERSGTFNDDSRMSQINSKNNVTQFGQENGSQFDLNGSNASGGNNGLLPSESTANDGPFVSTGNASIQTEHVAGVPIAPSSLIVPPSYLPHSQVTALHPFVMHQQGVPNSVASHVPQSHVGHFHPVPSMSPVQQWQNHQSVSEGSQVPVQEHSSPSQTDQHLMRSDAKFSYEMSVNGKTLHRDYLDAHIQQGEEAQTMIFSATSETQVSQSVDKGQLVASHQDQSMQQISSQFSDALQLNSFEPNGEIKEQNSVTLSNNGPDDQVLLAEQASSAAIASSVTSHSVNHNEMIQNNSTDSVLSEVFTSSALTASTIAKTSEITLLDGKSLLACIVRTIPAGGRIRISSTLPNRLGKMLAPLHWHDYKRKYGKLDDFVASHPELFLIEGDYIQLREGAQKMVAATAAVAKVAAAAAAASTPYSSYMSTVAVTPMAQSHRMKKAPSNLGDDPLKMSVMQRQQTNGALSVAGGLSNVKILSKSKVSREMDGPESRVVQSSVQLPVGNGGSIDKSSMSSAQISGSANGRLVSSFASKQQTRATGAVYPSQR, from the exons ATGGAGGCCACGGCTGCCGTTGCCACTGCCGCCGCCGTGCGCGGTGCCTCGCTCCAGATGCCGCCTCCTTCGCGCAAAGAGTGGCGCGCTGTCGCCGAGCACCATCATTCTGCCCGAAACCCCGACGACGAG GAGTTAGACAATGCCAAACTAGGGCAATCAGACGAGAGAACCATATATGAG GTGCAGCAAGGAAGAGagcctcttgatgttgatttttgttcaataaCAGTGGATGGAGCTCTAGACAATGATATTTTGCAGCAACAGCTACATAATGTTGTTAGACAAAGACAAGAACTACTGCAAATGGAGATTGAACTAAAGGCTCAAATGATTGCTAGAACTGAGATAATGGAAATGCGAAACACCTTTGATGCTCAACTCAAGGACCATGTTAGTAATGCCAACAAGTTTCAG GAGCAACTTTGTGAAAGGGAGCAGACAATTCATGAGCTTGAAaggaaaatagaagagaaagaCAGAGAGCTGCATTCTATTAAATTAGACAATGAAGCA GCATGGGCAAAACAAGACCTTCTCCGTGAGCAAAACAAAGAACTTGCAACATTCAG AATGGAGCGCGATCATTCAGAAGCTGAAAGAGCTCAGCATATAAAACAAATACACGATCAGCAAGAAcatattcaagaaaaagataggCAACTTAATGAGTTGCAGGAACAA CATAGGGTTGCTCAGGAGACCATTATGTTTAAAGATGAGCAGTTCAGAGAAGCCCAAGCATGGATAGCTCGTGTTCGTGAGATGGATGTTTTTCAATCAACAACAAATCAAACATTACAAGCTGAATTGAGAGAGCGCACAGAGCAATATAATCAGCTCTGGATGGGTTTTCAGAGACAG TTTGCAGAAATGGAAAGAGTTCATTTGCATGCTATTCAGCAACTACAGCTTGAACTGGCTGATGCAAGAGAGCGGAGTGGAACTTTCAATGATGATTCAAGAATGTcccaaattaattcaaaaaataatgtaaCTCAGTTTGGACAGGAAAATGGAAGCCAATTTGACTTGAATGGAAGCAATGCTTCGGGTGGAAATAATGGTCTCCTTCCAAGTGAAAGCACTGCTAATGATGGACCATTTGTATCTACAGGCAATGCATCAATCCAG ACTGAACATGTTGCTGGTGTTCCTATTGCTCCATCATCTCTAATTGTCCCACCTTCATACCTCCCACACAGCCAAGTAACTGCATTGCATCCATTTGTTATGCATCAACAAGGAGTTCCCAATTCAGTTGCATCACATGTTCCTCAATCACATGTTGGGCATTTTCACCCAGTGCCGTCAATGTCACCTGTGCAGCAGTGGCAAAATCATCAG TCTGTGTCAGAGGGTTCACAGGTACCTGTACAGGAACATTCTTCACCATCTCAAACTGATCAACATTTGATGAGATCAGATGCTAAGTTTAGCTATGAAATGTCTGTTAATGGGAAAACTCTTCATAGAGACTATCTGGATGCTCACATCCAGCAAGGTGAGGAGGCACAAACCATGATTTTTTCAGCTACCAGTGAAACACAG GTTTCTCAGTCAGTGGATAAGGGTCAACTTGTTGCTTCCCATCAAGATCAAAGCATgcaacaaatttcttcacagTTCTCTGATGCTTTACAATTGAACTCTTTTGAACCAAATGGTGAAATCAAG GAGCAGAATTCTGTGACATTATCTAATAATGGACCTGACGACCAAGTTTTATTGGCTGAGCAAGCGAGTTCTGCTGCAATTGCATCATCTGTCACAAGCCATTCAGTTAATCATAATGAAATGATTCAGAACAATTCTACTGATTCTGTTTTGTCTGAAGTGTTCACCTCTTCTGCGTTGACAGCTTCAACAATTGCAAAGACATCAGAGATTACTCTCCTCGATGGAAAATCATTATTAGCTTGTATTGTTCGCACTATTCCAGCTGGTGGCCGAATTCGAATTAGTTCAACG CTCCCTAATAGGCTGGGCAAGATGCTTGCACCTCTACATTGGCACGATTACAAAAGGAAGTATGGGAAGCTGGATGATTTTGTGGCTAGCCATCCTGAA TTATTCTTGATTGAGGGTGACTATATTCAGCTCCGTGAAGGTGCACAGAAAATGGTTGCTGCAACTGCAGCAGTTGCCAaagttgctgctgctgctgctgctgcatcAACTCCTTATTCTTCATACATGTCCACTGTGGCTGTTACACCAATGGCTCAATCTCATCGCATGAAAAAGGCTCCTTCAAATCTGGGGGATGATCCTTTAAAAATGTCAGTTATGCAGCGTCAGCAAACTAATGGTGCACTCAGTGTTGCTGGTGGTCTTTCAAATGTCAAAATTTTGAGTAAATCTAAGGTTTCTCGGGAAATGGACGGCCCTGAAAGTAGGGTTGTGCAGTCTTCTGTACAATTACCTGTTGGCAATGGTGGAAGCATTGACAAATCAAGTATGAGCAGTGCCCAAATCTCAGGCTCAGCAAATGGAAGGCTAGTCTCAAGCTTTGCTTCTAAACAGCAGACCAG GGCAACTGGTGCTGTGTACCCTTCTCAAAGATAG
- the LOC100792159 gene encoding uncharacterized protein isoform X5 gives MEATAAVATAAAVRGASLQMPPPSRKEWRAVAEHHHSARNPDDEELDNAKLGQSDERTIYEVQQGREPLDVDFCSITVDGALDNDILQQQLHNVVRQRQELLQMEIELKAQMIARTEIMEMRNTFDAQLKDHVSNANKFQEQLCEREQTIHELERKIEEKDRELHSIKLDNEAAWAKQDLLREQNKELATFRMERDHSEAERAQHIKQIHDQQEHIQEKDRQLNELQEQHRVAQETIMFKDEQFREAQAWIARVREMDVFQSTTNQTLQAELRERTEQYNQLWMGFQRQFAEMERVHLHAIQQLQLELADARERSGTFNDDSRMSQINSKNNVTQFGQENGSQFDLNGSNASGGNNGLLPSESTANDGPFVSTGNASIQTEHVAGVPIAPSSLIVPPSYLPHSQVTALHPFVMHQQGVPNSVASHVPQSHVGHFHPVPSMSPVQQWQNHQSVSEGSQVPVQEHSSPSQTDQHLMRSDAKFSYEMSVNGKTLHRDYLDAHIQQGEEAQTMIFSATSETQSVDKGQLVASHQDQSMQQISSQFSDALQLNSFEPNGEIKEQNSVTLSNNGPDDQVLLAEQASSAAIASSVTSHSVNHNEMIQNNSTDSVLSEVFTSSALTASTIAKTSEITLLDGKSLLACIVRTIPAGGRIRISSTLPNRLGKMLAPLHWHDYKRKYGKLDDFVASHPELFLIEGDYIQLREGAQKMVAATAAVAKVAAAAAAASTPYSSYMSTVAVTPMAQSHRMKKAPSNLGDDPLKMSVMQRQQTNGALSVAGGLSNVKILSKSKVSREMDGPESRVVQSSVQLPVGNGGSIDKSSMSSAQISGSANGRLVSSFASKQQTRATGAVYPSQR, from the exons ATGGAGGCCACGGCTGCCGTTGCCACTGCCGCCGCCGTGCGCGGTGCCTCGCTCCAGATGCCGCCTCCTTCGCGCAAAGAGTGGCGCGCTGTCGCCGAGCACCATCATTCTGCCCGAAACCCCGACGACGAG GAGTTAGACAATGCCAAACTAGGGCAATCAGACGAGAGAACCATATATGAG GTGCAGCAAGGAAGAGagcctcttgatgttgatttttgttcaataaCAGTGGATGGAGCTCTAGACAATGATATTTTGCAGCAACAGCTACATAATGTTGTTAGACAAAGACAAGAACTACTGCAAATGGAGATTGAACTAAAGGCTCAAATGATTGCTAGAACTGAGATAATGGAAATGCGAAACACCTTTGATGCTCAACTCAAGGACCATGTTAGTAATGCCAACAAGTTTCAG GAGCAACTTTGTGAAAGGGAGCAGACAATTCATGAGCTTGAAaggaaaatagaagagaaagaCAGAGAGCTGCATTCTATTAAATTAGACAATGAAGCA GCATGGGCAAAACAAGACCTTCTCCGTGAGCAAAACAAAGAACTTGCAACATTCAG AATGGAGCGCGATCATTCAGAAGCTGAAAGAGCTCAGCATATAAAACAAATACACGATCAGCAAGAAcatattcaagaaaaagataggCAACTTAATGAGTTGCAGGAACAA CATAGGGTTGCTCAGGAGACCATTATGTTTAAAGATGAGCAGTTCAGAGAAGCCCAAGCATGGATAGCTCGTGTTCGTGAGATGGATGTTTTTCAATCAACAACAAATCAAACATTACAAGCTGAATTGAGAGAGCGCACAGAGCAATATAATCAGCTCTGGATGGGTTTTCAGAGACAG TTTGCAGAAATGGAAAGAGTTCATTTGCATGCTATTCAGCAACTACAGCTTGAACTGGCTGATGCAAGAGAGCGGAGTGGAACTTTCAATGATGATTCAAGAATGTcccaaattaattcaaaaaataatgtaaCTCAGTTTGGACAGGAAAATGGAAGCCAATTTGACTTGAATGGAAGCAATGCTTCGGGTGGAAATAATGGTCTCCTTCCAAGTGAAAGCACTGCTAATGATGGACCATTTGTATCTACAGGCAATGCATCAATCCAG ACTGAACATGTTGCTGGTGTTCCTATTGCTCCATCATCTCTAATTGTCCCACCTTCATACCTCCCACACAGCCAAGTAACTGCATTGCATCCATTTGTTATGCATCAACAAGGAGTTCCCAATTCAGTTGCATCACATGTTCCTCAATCACATGTTGGGCATTTTCACCCAGTGCCGTCAATGTCACCTGTGCAGCAGTGGCAAAATCATCAG TCTGTGTCAGAGGGTTCACAGGTACCTGTACAGGAACATTCTTCACCATCTCAAACTGATCAACATTTGATGAGATCAGATGCTAAGTTTAGCTATGAAATGTCTGTTAATGGGAAAACTCTTCATAGAGACTATCTGGATGCTCACATCCAGCAAGGTGAGGAGGCACAAACCATGATTTTTTCAGCTACCAGTGAAACACAG TCAGTGGATAAGGGTCAACTTGTTGCTTCCCATCAAGATCAAAGCATgcaacaaatttcttcacagTTCTCTGATGCTTTACAATTGAACTCTTTTGAACCAAATGGTGAAATCAAG GAGCAGAATTCTGTGACATTATCTAATAATGGACCTGACGACCAAGTTTTATTGGCTGAGCAAGCGAGTTCTGCTGCAATTGCATCATCTGTCACAAGCCATTCAGTTAATCATAATGAAATGATTCAGAACAATTCTACTGATTCTGTTTTGTCTGAAGTGTTCACCTCTTCTGCGTTGACAGCTTCAACAATTGCAAAGACATCAGAGATTACTCTCCTCGATGGAAAATCATTATTAGCTTGTATTGTTCGCACTATTCCAGCTGGTGGCCGAATTCGAATTAGTTCAACG CTCCCTAATAGGCTGGGCAAGATGCTTGCACCTCTACATTGGCACGATTACAAAAGGAAGTATGGGAAGCTGGATGATTTTGTGGCTAGCCATCCTGAA TTATTCTTGATTGAGGGTGACTATATTCAGCTCCGTGAAGGTGCACAGAAAATGGTTGCTGCAACTGCAGCAGTTGCCAaagttgctgctgctgctgctgctgcatcAACTCCTTATTCTTCATACATGTCCACTGTGGCTGTTACACCAATGGCTCAATCTCATCGCATGAAAAAGGCTCCTTCAAATCTGGGGGATGATCCTTTAAAAATGTCAGTTATGCAGCGTCAGCAAACTAATGGTGCACTCAGTGTTGCTGGTGGTCTTTCAAATGTCAAAATTTTGAGTAAATCTAAGGTTTCTCGGGAAATGGACGGCCCTGAAAGTAGGGTTGTGCAGTCTTCTGTACAATTACCTGTTGGCAATGGTGGAAGCATTGACAAATCAAGTATGAGCAGTGCCCAAATCTCAGGCTCAGCAAATGGAAGGCTAGTCTCAAGCTTTGCTTCTAAACAGCAGACCAG GGCAACTGGTGCTGTGTACCCTTCTCAAAGATA
- the LOC100792159 gene encoding uncharacterized protein isoform X4, with the protein MEATAAVATAAAVRGASLQMPPPSRKEWRAVAEHHHSARNPDDEELDNAKLGQSDERTIYEVQQGREPLDVDFCSITVDGALDNDILQQQLHNVVRQRQELLQMEIELKAQMIARTEIMEMRNTFDAQLKDHVSNANKFQEQLCEREQTIHELERKIEEKDRELHSIKLDNEAAWAKQDLLREQNKELATFRMERDHSEAERAQHIKQIHDQQEHIQEKDRQLNELQEQHRVAQETIMFKDEQFREAQAWIARVREMDVFQSTTNQTLQAELRERTEQYNQLWMGFQRQFAEMERVHLHAIQQLQLELADARERSGTFNDDSRMSQINSKNNVTQFGQENGSQFDLNGSNASGGNNGLLPSESTANDGPFVSTGNASIQTEHVAGVPIAPSSLIVPPSYLPHSQVTALHPFVMHQQGVPNSVASHVPQSHVGHFHPVPSMSPVQQWQNHQSVSEGSQVPVQEHSSPSQTDQHLMRSDAKFSYEMSVNGKTLHRDYLDAHIQQGEEAQTMIFSATSETQVSQSVDKGQLVASHQDQSMQQISSQFSDALQLNSFEPNGEIKNSVTLSNNGPDDQVLLAEQASSAAIASSVTSHSVNHNEMIQNNSTDSVLSEVFTSSALTASTIAKTSEITLLDGKSLLACIVRTIPAGGRIRISSTLPNRLGKMLAPLHWHDYKRKYGKLDDFVASHPELFLIEGDYIQLREGAQKMVAATAAVAKVAAAAAAASTPYSSYMSTVAVTPMAQSHRMKKAPSNLGDDPLKMSVMQRQQTNGALSVAGGLSNVKILSKSKVSREMDGPESRVVQSSVQLPVGNGGSIDKSSMSSAQISGSANGRLVSSFASKQQTRATGAVYPSQR; encoded by the exons ATGGAGGCCACGGCTGCCGTTGCCACTGCCGCCGCCGTGCGCGGTGCCTCGCTCCAGATGCCGCCTCCTTCGCGCAAAGAGTGGCGCGCTGTCGCCGAGCACCATCATTCTGCCCGAAACCCCGACGACGAG GAGTTAGACAATGCCAAACTAGGGCAATCAGACGAGAGAACCATATATGAG GTGCAGCAAGGAAGAGagcctcttgatgttgatttttgttcaataaCAGTGGATGGAGCTCTAGACAATGATATTTTGCAGCAACAGCTACATAATGTTGTTAGACAAAGACAAGAACTACTGCAAATGGAGATTGAACTAAAGGCTCAAATGATTGCTAGAACTGAGATAATGGAAATGCGAAACACCTTTGATGCTCAACTCAAGGACCATGTTAGTAATGCCAACAAGTTTCAG GAGCAACTTTGTGAAAGGGAGCAGACAATTCATGAGCTTGAAaggaaaatagaagagaaagaCAGAGAGCTGCATTCTATTAAATTAGACAATGAAGCA GCATGGGCAAAACAAGACCTTCTCCGTGAGCAAAACAAAGAACTTGCAACATTCAG AATGGAGCGCGATCATTCAGAAGCTGAAAGAGCTCAGCATATAAAACAAATACACGATCAGCAAGAAcatattcaagaaaaagataggCAACTTAATGAGTTGCAGGAACAA CATAGGGTTGCTCAGGAGACCATTATGTTTAAAGATGAGCAGTTCAGAGAAGCCCAAGCATGGATAGCTCGTGTTCGTGAGATGGATGTTTTTCAATCAACAACAAATCAAACATTACAAGCTGAATTGAGAGAGCGCACAGAGCAATATAATCAGCTCTGGATGGGTTTTCAGAGACAG TTTGCAGAAATGGAAAGAGTTCATTTGCATGCTATTCAGCAACTACAGCTTGAACTGGCTGATGCAAGAGAGCGGAGTGGAACTTTCAATGATGATTCAAGAATGTcccaaattaattcaaaaaataatgtaaCTCAGTTTGGACAGGAAAATGGAAGCCAATTTGACTTGAATGGAAGCAATGCTTCGGGTGGAAATAATGGTCTCCTTCCAAGTGAAAGCACTGCTAATGATGGACCATTTGTATCTACAGGCAATGCATCAATCCAG ACTGAACATGTTGCTGGTGTTCCTATTGCTCCATCATCTCTAATTGTCCCACCTTCATACCTCCCACACAGCCAAGTAACTGCATTGCATCCATTTGTTATGCATCAACAAGGAGTTCCCAATTCAGTTGCATCACATGTTCCTCAATCACATGTTGGGCATTTTCACCCAGTGCCGTCAATGTCACCTGTGCAGCAGTGGCAAAATCATCAG TCTGTGTCAGAGGGTTCACAGGTACCTGTACAGGAACATTCTTCACCATCTCAAACTGATCAACATTTGATGAGATCAGATGCTAAGTTTAGCTATGAAATGTCTGTTAATGGGAAAACTCTTCATAGAGACTATCTGGATGCTCACATCCAGCAAGGTGAGGAGGCACAAACCATGATTTTTTCAGCTACCAGTGAAACACAG GTTTCTCAGTCAGTGGATAAGGGTCAACTTGTTGCTTCCCATCAAGATCAAAGCATgcaacaaatttcttcacagTTCTCTGATGCTTTACAATTGAACTCTTTTGAACCAAATGGTGAAATCAAG AATTCTGTGACATTATCTAATAATGGACCTGACGACCAAGTTTTATTGGCTGAGCAAGCGAGTTCTGCTGCAATTGCATCATCTGTCACAAGCCATTCAGTTAATCATAATGAAATGATTCAGAACAATTCTACTGATTCTGTTTTGTCTGAAGTGTTCACCTCTTCTGCGTTGACAGCTTCAACAATTGCAAAGACATCAGAGATTACTCTCCTCGATGGAAAATCATTATTAGCTTGTATTGTTCGCACTATTCCAGCTGGTGGCCGAATTCGAATTAGTTCAACG CTCCCTAATAGGCTGGGCAAGATGCTTGCACCTCTACATTGGCACGATTACAAAAGGAAGTATGGGAAGCTGGATGATTTTGTGGCTAGCCATCCTGAA TTATTCTTGATTGAGGGTGACTATATTCAGCTCCGTGAAGGTGCACAGAAAATGGTTGCTGCAACTGCAGCAGTTGCCAaagttgctgctgctgctgctgctgcatcAACTCCTTATTCTTCATACATGTCCACTGTGGCTGTTACACCAATGGCTCAATCTCATCGCATGAAAAAGGCTCCTTCAAATCTGGGGGATGATCCTTTAAAAATGTCAGTTATGCAGCGTCAGCAAACTAATGGTGCACTCAGTGTTGCTGGTGGTCTTTCAAATGTCAAAATTTTGAGTAAATCTAAGGTTTCTCGGGAAATGGACGGCCCTGAAAGTAGGGTTGTGCAGTCTTCTGTACAATTACCTGTTGGCAATGGTGGAAGCATTGACAAATCAAGTATGAGCAGTGCCCAAATCTCAGGCTCAGCAAATGGAAGGCTAGTCTCAAGCTTTGCTTCTAAACAGCAGACCAG GGCAACTGGTGCTGTGTACCCTTCTCAAAGATA
- the LOC100792159 gene encoding uncharacterized protein isoform X7, whose product MEATAAVATAAAVRGASLQMPPPSRKEWRAVAEHHHSARNPDDEELDNAKLGQSDERTIYEVQQGREPLDVDFCSITVDGALDNDILQQQLHNVVRQRQELLQMEIELKAQMIARTEIMEMRNTFDAQLKDHVSNANKFQEQLCEREQTIHELERKIEEKDRELHSIKLDNEAAWAKQDLLREQNKELATFRMERDHSEAERAQHIKQIHDQQEHIQEKDRQLNELQEQHRVAQETIMFKDEQFREAQAWIARVREMDVFQSTTNQTLQAELRERTEQYNQLWMGFQRQFAEMERVHLHAIQQLQLELADARERSGTFNDDSRMSQINSKNNVTQFGQENGSQFDLNGSNASGGNNGLLPSESTANDGPFVSTGNASIQTEHVAGVPIAPSSLIVPPSYLPHSQVTALHPFVMHQQGVPNSVASHVPQSHVGHFHPVPSMSPVQQWQNHQSVSEGSQVPVQEHSSPSQTDQHLMRSDAKFSYEMSVNGKTLHRDYLDAHIQQGEEAQTMIFSATSETQSVDKGQLVASHQDQSMQQISSQFSDALQLNSFEPNGEIKNSVTLSNNGPDDQVLLAEQASSAAIASSVTSHSVNHNEMIQNNSTDSVLSEVFTSSALTASTIAKTSEITLLDGKSLLACIVRTIPAGGRIRISSTLPNRLGKMLAPLHWHDYKRKYGKLDDFVASHPELFLIEGDYIQLREGAQKMVAATAAVAKVAAAAAAASTPYSSYMSTVAVTPMAQSHRMKKAPSNLGDDPLKMSVMQRQQTNGALSVAGGLSNVKILSKSKVSREMDGPESRVVQSSVQLPVGNGGSIDKSSMSSAQISGSANGRLVSSFASKQQTRATGAVYPSQR is encoded by the exons ATGGAGGCCACGGCTGCCGTTGCCACTGCCGCCGCCGTGCGCGGTGCCTCGCTCCAGATGCCGCCTCCTTCGCGCAAAGAGTGGCGCGCTGTCGCCGAGCACCATCATTCTGCCCGAAACCCCGACGACGAG GAGTTAGACAATGCCAAACTAGGGCAATCAGACGAGAGAACCATATATGAG GTGCAGCAAGGAAGAGagcctcttgatgttgatttttgttcaataaCAGTGGATGGAGCTCTAGACAATGATATTTTGCAGCAACAGCTACATAATGTTGTTAGACAAAGACAAGAACTACTGCAAATGGAGATTGAACTAAAGGCTCAAATGATTGCTAGAACTGAGATAATGGAAATGCGAAACACCTTTGATGCTCAACTCAAGGACCATGTTAGTAATGCCAACAAGTTTCAG GAGCAACTTTGTGAAAGGGAGCAGACAATTCATGAGCTTGAAaggaaaatagaagagaaagaCAGAGAGCTGCATTCTATTAAATTAGACAATGAAGCA GCATGGGCAAAACAAGACCTTCTCCGTGAGCAAAACAAAGAACTTGCAACATTCAG AATGGAGCGCGATCATTCAGAAGCTGAAAGAGCTCAGCATATAAAACAAATACACGATCAGCAAGAAcatattcaagaaaaagataggCAACTTAATGAGTTGCAGGAACAA CATAGGGTTGCTCAGGAGACCATTATGTTTAAAGATGAGCAGTTCAGAGAAGCCCAAGCATGGATAGCTCGTGTTCGTGAGATGGATGTTTTTCAATCAACAACAAATCAAACATTACAAGCTGAATTGAGAGAGCGCACAGAGCAATATAATCAGCTCTGGATGGGTTTTCAGAGACAG TTTGCAGAAATGGAAAGAGTTCATTTGCATGCTATTCAGCAACTACAGCTTGAACTGGCTGATGCAAGAGAGCGGAGTGGAACTTTCAATGATGATTCAAGAATGTcccaaattaattcaaaaaataatgtaaCTCAGTTTGGACAGGAAAATGGAAGCCAATTTGACTTGAATGGAAGCAATGCTTCGGGTGGAAATAATGGTCTCCTTCCAAGTGAAAGCACTGCTAATGATGGACCATTTGTATCTACAGGCAATGCATCAATCCAG ACTGAACATGTTGCTGGTGTTCCTATTGCTCCATCATCTCTAATTGTCCCACCTTCATACCTCCCACACAGCCAAGTAACTGCATTGCATCCATTTGTTATGCATCAACAAGGAGTTCCCAATTCAGTTGCATCACATGTTCCTCAATCACATGTTGGGCATTTTCACCCAGTGCCGTCAATGTCACCTGTGCAGCAGTGGCAAAATCATCAG TCTGTGTCAGAGGGTTCACAGGTACCTGTACAGGAACATTCTTCACCATCTCAAACTGATCAACATTTGATGAGATCAGATGCTAAGTTTAGCTATGAAATGTCTGTTAATGGGAAAACTCTTCATAGAGACTATCTGGATGCTCACATCCAGCAAGGTGAGGAGGCACAAACCATGATTTTTTCAGCTACCAGTGAAACACAG TCAGTGGATAAGGGTCAACTTGTTGCTTCCCATCAAGATCAAAGCATgcaacaaatttcttcacagTTCTCTGATGCTTTACAATTGAACTCTTTTGAACCAAATGGTGAAATCAAG AATTCTGTGACATTATCTAATAATGGACCTGACGACCAAGTTTTATTGGCTGAGCAAGCGAGTTCTGCTGCAATTGCATCATCTGTCACAAGCCATTCAGTTAATCATAATGAAATGATTCAGAACAATTCTACTGATTCTGTTTTGTCTGAAGTGTTCACCTCTTCTGCGTTGACAGCTTCAACAATTGCAAAGACATCAGAGATTACTCTCCTCGATGGAAAATCATTATTAGCTTGTATTGTTCGCACTATTCCAGCTGGTGGCCGAATTCGAATTAGTTCAACG CTCCCTAATAGGCTGGGCAAGATGCTTGCACCTCTACATTGGCACGATTACAAAAGGAAGTATGGGAAGCTGGATGATTTTGTGGCTAGCCATCCTGAA TTATTCTTGATTGAGGGTGACTATATTCAGCTCCGTGAAGGTGCACAGAAAATGGTTGCTGCAACTGCAGCAGTTGCCAaagttgctgctgctgctgctgctgcatcAACTCCTTATTCTTCATACATGTCCACTGTGGCTGTTACACCAATGGCTCAATCTCATCGCATGAAAAAGGCTCCTTCAAATCTGGGGGATGATCCTTTAAAAATGTCAGTTATGCAGCGTCAGCAAACTAATGGTGCACTCAGTGTTGCTGGTGGTCTTTCAAATGTCAAAATTTTGAGTAAATCTAAGGTTTCTCGGGAAATGGACGGCCCTGAAAGTAGGGTTGTGCAGTCTTCTGTACAATTACCTGTTGGCAATGGTGGAAGCATTGACAAATCAAGTATGAGCAGTGCCCAAATCTCAGGCTCAGCAAATGGAAGGCTAGTCTCAAGCTTTGCTTCTAAACAGCAGACCAG GGCAACTGGTGCTGTGTACCCTTCTCAAAGATA